The proteins below are encoded in one region of Clostridium fermenticellae:
- a CDS encoding hydrolase encodes MTGIYDSKVSEELKKEVDSFISKSNASADDFIKLLAESYNVNLTPLDLSYGDYWNSFTD; translated from the coding sequence ATGACTGGTATTTATGATTCAAAAGTTTCTGAAGAGTTAAAAAAAGAGGTAGATAGTTTTATATCCAAATCTAATGCATCTGCCGATGATTTTATAAAACTGCTAGCTGAATCATATAATGTTAATTTGACACCATTAGATTTATCTTATGGTGATTACTGGAATAGCTTTACCGATTAA
- a CDS encoding YdcF family protein yields MKIKKISIIAFFILAIAIILTTFDIIYFGNTQKPQKSDCIIVLGCKVYGSTPSKFLLSRIERGYELYKNGYGKYIIVSVGKGNGENISEAEAMKRYLMSRGVNSSQILIDDRSNSTMANIINSKNIMKKNNLRTSIIVSNKYHLKRASLMAEDEGLNASYSGVFVSSRKSHEIWGYIRELPALVKYYMVKII; encoded by the coding sequence ATGAAAATTAAGAAGATATCAATAATTGCTTTTTTTATATTAGCTATTGCTATAATTTTAACAACTTTTGATATAATCTATTTTGGAAACACTCAGAAACCTCAAAAATCAGATTGTATAATTGTCTTGGGGTGTAAGGTTTATGGCAGTACACCAAGTAAATTTCTACTATCGAGGATAGAAAGAGGATATGAACTTTATAAAAATGGATATGGAAAATATATTATAGTGTCAGTTGGAAAAGGTAATGGAGAGAATATATCTGAGGCTGAGGCCATGAAAAGATATCTAATGTCTAGAGGTGTTAATTCCTCTCAAATACTAATAGATGATAGATCCAATTCTACAATGGCAAATATTATAAATTCTAAAAATATAATGAAAAAAAACAATTTAAGAACTTCAATAATAGTTTCAAATAAATATCACTTAAAAAGAGCATCTCTTATGGCAGAAGATGAAGGATTGAATGCCAGTTATTCCGGAGTTTTTGTATCATCACGTAAATCTCATGAAATATGGGGATATATAAGAGAGCTTCCTGCTTTAGTAAAGTATTATATGGTAAAAATAATATAA
- a CDS encoding NCS2 family permease, translating into MYVEKTKPNKTQKTFLDSFFHLSENGTNVKTEVLAGITTFITMAYIIFINPNILMQAGMNMKGLMGDAAVKAGISAINDPIVASVFTATCIAAAVGTLVMALYANLPFAQAPGMGLNAFFTYTVCLTLGYTWQQALAAVLVSGILFIIITVTSIREKIVDAIPQNLKFAISGGIGLYIALIGLKGGGVVVANPSTLVSFGSFTSPHALVTIIGIAITAILMARQVKGSILIGIILTTIVGIPFGITHLEGIKLISAPPSLAPTFFAFDFKGLLGLGKAGIFGAFTSIIMVIITFSLVDLFDTIGTLVGTAQKAKMLDADGKVKNMHKALLSDAVATTVGSFLGTSTVVTYVESTSGVSQGGRTGLTSLTTGIMFILAIFFSGIVGIVPAEATAPALVIVGVLMIGAVKNINFDDFTEALPAFLTIALMSFSYSIANGIAAGMIFYPIVKITTGKYKEVHPIIYVLAILFILRFVLMP; encoded by the coding sequence ATGTATGTAGAAAAAACTAAACCTAACAAAACACAAAAAACTTTTTTGGACTCATTTTTTCATTTATCAGAAAATGGCACTAATGTCAAAACGGAAGTCCTAGCAGGAATAACGACCTTTATAACCATGGCTTATATAATTTTTATTAATCCTAATATTTTAATGCAAGCTGGTATGAATATGAAAGGTTTGATGGGGGATGCAGCTGTAAAGGCAGGCATATCAGCCATAAATGATCCGATTGTTGCTTCAGTATTTACTGCAACATGTATAGCAGCTGCAGTTGGTACACTTGTCATGGCACTTTATGCAAACCTTCCATTTGCTCAGGCACCTGGAATGGGTCTTAATGCATTTTTCACTTATACTGTTTGTTTGACACTTGGTTATACCTGGCAACAAGCATTAGCAGCAGTATTGGTATCAGGAATCTTATTTATTATAATTACAGTAACCTCGATAAGAGAAAAAATAGTGGATGCCATACCACAAAATCTGAAATTTGCAATATCAGGTGGTATAGGGCTCTACATAGCACTTATAGGATTAAAGGGTGGAGGAGTTGTAGTAGCGAATCCATCAACTCTGGTTAGTTTTGGAAGTTTCACGAGCCCACATGCACTTGTGACTATAATCGGAATAGCAATCACAGCAATATTAATGGCAAGACAGGTTAAGGGGTCTATATTGATTGGTATTATACTTACAACTATAGTGGGTATCCCTTTTGGAATAACTCATTTAGAAGGCATAAAGCTAATAAGTGCACCACCTTCACTTGCACCTACGTTTTTTGCATTTGACTTTAAAGGGCTTTTAGGTCTTGGTAAAGCAGGTATATTTGGTGCTTTTACAAGTATAATAATGGTAATAATAACTTTTAGTTTAGTTGACTTATTTGATACTATAGGAACTTTGGTTGGAACGGCCCAAAAAGCTAAGATGTTAGATGCAGATGGAAAGGTTAAAAATATGCACAAAGCTTTGTTGTCAGATGCTGTTGCAACAACTGTAGGTTCTTTTCTTGGAACCAGTACTGTTGTAACATATGTTGAGTCAACCTCTGGTGTATCACAAGGAGGAAGAACCGGACTCACTTCATTAACTACAGGTATTATGTTTATTTTAGCTATTTTCTTTAGTGGTATAGTTGGAATAGTTCCAGCAGAAGCTACAGCACCTGCGCTTGTAATAGTAGGAGTTCTCATGATAGGGGCCGTAAAAAATATAAATTTTGATGATTTTACTGAAGCATTACCAGCATTTCTTACTATAGCACTTATGTCATTTAGTTATAGTATTGCAAATGGTATAGCAGCAGGAATGATATTCTATCCTATAGTAAAAATAACTACAGGAAAATATAAAGAAGTTCATCCGATAATATATGTACTTGCGATATTGTTTATTTTAAGATTTGTATTAATGCCGTAA
- a CDS encoding TaqI-like C-terminal specificity domain-containing protein: protein MFDENSILGLQYENLMDKSKRKDNGAFYTPDFIIGYMMENALKNVDVVNNPFLKVLDPSCGSGYFLIEVYNILFKKFSDSINKIKAKYSREIYTVYNDKISSDSYWTLKNLPYHILKNCIYGSDIDNSAVEFTKLNLMRAAKIELNLSSNVVCCNSLIKWENMNGNKILRNFWRNSYDFIVGNPPWVSMKRKYARNIDRALIKYYIKEYQGNLYLPNLYECFIKRSLQVLEFNGIMAFVLPCTFARNLQYVEFRKIILNKYNLMNLAFEMEFPNINTDIMVMILKKNYDPNNKVCLDIYGKRKYYIYQNLYLSNRNYEFSYESNNLNSLIKSFIEYNSVSLGEICLTFTGFIGIKSKITKYRINDSQVRILKGENISNFKVLNINYYEFNDDNIKGGTKDIRKLKCKNKIIIRKTGHTIVAALDTEGTIIEQSLYGLINLSDKFSYKYVLGILNSKLIQWYYLNFLITNERSMPQIKKYDLNLIPIKCCDKADQSLVEEIVDKLISEKDSRPELKEILDKVIFKMYGIQKEYVDIINSSFKFTVKSKKNEH, encoded by the coding sequence ATGTTTGATGAAAATTCTATACTTGGGTTACAATATGAAAACTTAATGGATAAATCAAAAAGAAAAGATAATGGAGCATTTTATACTCCAGATTTTATAATAGGTTACATGATGGAAAATGCTTTGAAAAATGTTGATGTTGTGAATAATCCTTTTTTGAAAGTATTGGATCCCTCATGTGGAAGTGGATATTTCTTAATTGAAGTATATAATATATTATTTAAAAAATTTTCTGATTCGATAAATAAAATAAAAGCAAAGTACTCACGTGAAATTTATACAGTTTATAATGATAAAATATCATCTGATTCATACTGGACGCTTAAAAATTTGCCATATCATATATTAAAAAATTGTATATATGGATCTGATATAGATAATAGTGCGGTTGAATTCACAAAATTAAATCTTATGAGAGCAGCTAAAATAGAGCTTAATTTAAGCTCTAATGTGGTTTGCTGTAATAGTTTAATTAAATGGGAAAATATGAATGGCAATAAAATTCTACGCAATTTTTGGAGAAATTCTTATGATTTTATTGTTGGAAATCCTCCATGGGTTTCAATGAAAAGAAAGTATGCTAGAAATATAGACAGGGCTTTAATAAAATATTATATTAAAGAATACCAGGGAAATTTATACCTTCCGAATTTATATGAATGCTTTATAAAAAGGTCTCTGCAGGTTTTAGAGTTTAATGGTATTATGGCATTTGTGTTGCCGTGTACATTTGCAAGAAATCTTCAGTATGTTGAGTTTAGAAAAATAATATTAAATAAATATAATCTTATGAATTTGGCATTTGAAATGGAATTCCCAAATATAAATACTGATATCATGGTTATGATACTTAAAAAAAATTATGATCCCAATAATAAAGTGTGTTTAGATATATATGGTAAACGTAAATATTATATATATCAAAATTTATATTTGAGTAATAGAAATTATGAATTTTCTTATGAGTCTAATAATCTAAATAGTTTGATAAAGTCGTTTATAGAATATAACAGTGTTTCTTTGGGAGAGATATGTCTTACATTTACAGGCTTTATAGGAATTAAATCGAAGATAACAAAGTACAGGATAAATGATTCTCAGGTCAGAATATTAAAAGGTGAGAATATATCAAATTTTAAAGTATTGAACATAAATTACTATGAGTTTAATGATGATAATATAAAAGGCGGAACTAAGGATATTAGAAAATTAAAATGTAAGAATAAAATAATTATTAGAAAAACAGGACATACTATAGTTGCTGCTCTAGATACAGAAGGTACTATTATTGAACAATCGCTATATGGTCTAATAAATTTAAGTGATAAATTTTCTTATAAATATGTACTTGGTATTTTAAATTCGAAACTAATCCAATGGTATTATTTAAATTTTCTAATTACAAATGAAAGATCTATGCCACAAATAAAAAAATATGATTTAAACTTGATACCAATAAAATGTTGTGATAAAGCAGATCAAAGTTTAGTAGAGGAAATTGTAGATAAATTAATTTCCGAAAAGGATTCAAGACCTGAGTTGAAGGAAATTCTAGATAAAGTTATATTTAAAATGTATGGTATACAGAAGGAATATGTTGATATAATAAATTCATCATTTAAGTTTACTGTAAAATCAAAAAAAAACGAACATTAA
- a CDS encoding MATE family efflux transporter, protein MDRSERLGKESIGNLLIQFSIPAVIGMLVNSLYIIIDRIFIGRVVGALAISGVSLTFPIGIIIMGFAMLIGVGGSACISIRLGQNRKDEAEKILGNSFILLIVISICVTILASIFINPILTSFGASENTIEYARQFISIIVYGSVIQSVGFGLNNIIRAEGAPKKAMMTALIGAPVNILLDYLFICVLGFKIRGAAVATVISQTITCIWVLSYFLGNHSLLKLKKENFKLEKNIVLSIVSIGMSPFAMQVAASAVNIVLNKSLAMYGGDLAIGAMGIINGIATLFLMPIFGINQGSQPIIGFNYGANKYKRVKKALFLACIVGSLISVLGFLVVNIAPTALVQLFNKNDENLTNITVHGLKMYMSMFAIVGFQIVSSNYFQAIGKAKISMFLGLSRQVIILIPMLIILPHMFKLNGVWMAGPVSDFTASIITAIFLFFEVKKLNRKDDGDFKEENRKMSLDCAK, encoded by the coding sequence ATGGATAGATCAGAAAGATTAGGAAAAGAATCAATTGGAAATTTACTAATTCAATTTTCTATTCCGGCAGTCATAGGAATGCTTGTGAATTCTCTATACATCATTATAGATAGAATCTTTATAGGCAGAGTGGTTGGCGCACTGGCTATATCTGGAGTAAGCCTTACTTTTCCTATAGGTATTATAATAATGGGATTTGCAATGTTGATTGGTGTAGGTGGTTCTGCATGTATATCTATAAGACTCGGGCAAAACAGAAAAGATGAAGCAGAAAAAATATTGGGAAATTCATTTATTCTTCTCATAGTTATATCTATATGTGTCACAATTTTAGCATCTATATTTATCAATCCTATATTGACGTCTTTTGGGGCGAGTGAAAATACAATAGAGTATGCAAGACAATTTATAAGTATAATAGTATATGGTTCTGTAATTCAAAGTGTTGGTTTTGGTCTTAATAATATTATAAGAGCAGAGGGAGCACCCAAAAAGGCAATGATGACAGCACTTATAGGAGCACCAGTAAATATACTATTGGACTATTTATTTATATGTGTTTTAGGATTTAAAATAAGAGGGGCAGCAGTTGCAACGGTAATATCTCAGACTATTACATGTATATGGGTTCTTTCTTATTTTTTGGGAAATCATAGTCTCTTAAAATTAAAGAAAGAGAACTTTAAACTTGAGAAAAACATTGTTCTAAGTATAGTTTCTATAGGTATGTCTCCTTTTGCAATGCAGGTTGCAGCAAGTGCAGTAAATATAGTACTAAATAAAAGCCTGGCAATGTATGGAGGAGATTTAGCCATAGGAGCTATGGGAATAATAAATGGTATAGCAACTTTATTTTTGATGCCTATATTCGGAATTAACCAGGGTTCGCAGCCTATAATAGGATTTAACTATGGAGCAAACAAATACAAACGTGTAAAAAAAGCACTTTTTCTCGCATGTATAGTTGGAAGCTTGATTTCAGTACTTGGTTTTTTAGTTGTTAATATTGCTCCAACAGCATTAGTTCAACTGTTTAATAAAAATGATGAAAATTTGACTAATATAACTGTTCATGGATTAAAAATGTATATGTCTATGTTTGCCATTGTAGGATTCCAGATAGTTAGTTCAAATTATTTCCAGGCCATAGGAAAAGCAAAAATATCAATGTTTCTTGGACTTTCAAGACAGGTAATAATTTTGATACCGATGCTAATCATATTACCGCATATGTTTAAGTTAAATGGAGTATGGATGGCAGGTCCTGTATCTGATTTTACCGCATCTATAATAACGGCTATATTTTTATTCTTTGAGGTTAAAAAACTTAATCGTAAAGATGATGGTGATTTTAAAGAAGAAAATCGTAAAATGTCATTGGATTGTGCAAAATGA
- a CDS encoding S1C family serine protease codes for MDNLSNSKNSPNLKMSKRLKRKFNKTISYVLVGLICSILGGGISTLACLYIIPKSNAFTNTPLYQNIIKNANVNTSSVSASTVSTKGTGLTVAEIAKKVGPAVVGISVKSVSSNNTGLFDDGSSGTTEEEGMGSGIIISSDGYILTNYHVISNAEQVTVIFNNKSEVSAKIINYDSSLDLAVIKVTKSEKMPAVAELGSSKNMQVGDSVVAIGNPLGKELLGSVTSGIISSTSRQIQVGDSTQTLLQTDAAINPGNSGGALVNSLGQVIGINSAKVSGNGVEGLGFAIPIDTVKPKINSLLKPILKIGFAGRDITSDIAKAYNKPEGVYVVQVEEFSSAEKCGLEAGDIITKFDGKTVKSVEDINEMKSKHNAGDTVKIKILRDNSAKTLTLKLSE; via the coding sequence ATGGATAACTTAAGTAATAGTAAAAATTCACCTAACTTAAAGATGAGTAAAAGATTAAAAAGAAAGTTTAATAAAACTATTTCTTACGTATTAGTTGGATTAATATGCAGTATTCTAGGTGGTGGTATTTCTACTTTAGCTTGTTTATATATAATTCCTAAATCAAATGCTTTCACAAATACTCCACTGTATCAAAATATAATAAAAAATGCTAACGTAAATACATCATCTGTATCTGCATCTACAGTTTCAACTAAAGGTACTGGTTTAACTGTTGCAGAAATAGCTAAAAAAGTAGGGCCCGCGGTAGTTGGTATATCAGTCAAGTCCGTAAGCAGTAATAATACTGGTTTATTTGATGATGGAAGCAGTGGTACTACAGAAGAAGAAGGAATGGGATCAGGTATCATCATAAGTAGTGATGGATACATACTTACTAATTACCATGTAATAAGTAATGCCGAACAAGTAACTGTAATTTTCAATAATAAATCGGAAGTTTCTGCAAAAATTATAAATTATGATTCATCTTTAGACTTAGCAGTAATAAAAGTAACTAAAAGTGAAAAAATGCCAGCAGTTGCTGAATTAGGTTCATCAAAAAATATGCAAGTTGGAGACTCAGTAGTTGCAATAGGCAATCCTCTCGGCAAAGAATTGTTAGGTTCCGTAACTTCGGGAATAATAAGCTCAACTAGCAGACAGATACAAGTTGGAGATTCTACACAAACATTACTTCAAACAGATGCAGCTATAAATCCAGGAAATAGTGGTGGTGCCCTAGTAAATTCTCTGGGTCAAGTAATAGGAATTAATTCTGCTAAAGTGAGTGGAAATGGTGTTGAAGGTTTAGGTTTTGCAATACCTATAGATACAGTAAAACCTAAGATAAATAGTCTGCTAAAACCAATTTTAAAAATAGGTTTTGCTGGAAGAGATATAACTTCTGATATAGCAAAAGCTTACAATAAACCTGAAGGTGTATATGTCGTACAAGTGGAAGAATTCAGTTCAGCTGAAAAATGTGGGCTTGAAGCTGGAGATATAATAACAAAATTTGATGGTAAAACTGTAAAATCTGTAGAAGACATAAATGAAATGAAATCTAAACACAATGCAGGTGATACTGTCAAAATTAAAATTTTAAGAGATAATTCTGCTAAAACTCTGACCTTAAAATTAAGTGAATAA